CTCTGCCTGATGGAGGACCTGTCGCGCAAGGCGATCTATATGTTCAACCACCTGGAATACGACGCGGACACGCTTAAGACGGAGTACGACCGCGATGTCGCCGCCGGCGAGCCGATCCATGTTCCGGTCAACTACTACCCCGACGACGACCCGGCCAAGGAGCCGGTGAACCAGTGGCGGTCCTACGCCCACCTTCTCTTCTGGAACTGGATCAACGAGATCTACCAGGGCACGCCATTCGACATCGAGCGCATCGGACGCCGGCGTGCGAAGGACAAGACCCTGGCGGAAGCGAGCTGAGCGCGGATTTGCGCCGAGAACCGACCCCATGACCGACGAGCGGCTGCCCGCCGAGCTCTGGATCAAGGCGCATATCCGCCGCTGCGACCTCGAGGGTATCCCGGCCACGATAGCGCACCGCGGCGAAGCCACCGGCGGGACCCTGCTGCTCAAGATCAACCAGCTGGAGAAGGGCTGCCGCGTGCTGACCCAGATCCGGGACCTGGACGGCCGTTTGGCGTGGCTGCCCGCGCTGAAGGGCGCCCTGGTTGAGGAAGCCGAGGCGGACGCCTACATCAATCGTGCCGTGGCGCGCGACCCGGACTTATGGGTGCTCGAGATCGAGGAGCGCGACGGCCGCCACCCCTTCGAGGGCGAAGTCCTCTGAGCGGCGGCCGTTGCCGGCTGGCGCGACGATGAGACCCGGGCGCGGACCGGGAGCATAGCAGCAGGACGCCTCGTTCCAGCCCGAGAACCGTGAAACCACGAAAGCTCAACTCCGGCCTCGGCCATCGCCTGGTCCCCGTCAGTTCCGAAGGGTGCGACGGGGGTGCGGCATCATGAACGAGCTGACCGCGCTGGGCGGCCTGTTCGCCGCGGCGTTCGGCGCCGCCACCCTGCTGCCGTTCCAGTCGGAAGTGGCCTTGGGAGCGATGTTGGCGGCCGGGTCCGCGCCGGTCTGGAGCCTTTTCGTGGTCGCCTCGATCGGCAATACCCTGGGCTCGGTGGTGAACTACTGGCTCGGCCTGGCGATCGACCGCTTCGAAGGCCGCTGGTGGTTCCCGGCGAACCGCAACCAGATGACCCGGGCGCGGGAGTGGTACGGCCGCTGGGGCGTGTGGAGCCTGCTCATGTCCTGGGCACCCTTCGCCGATCCGCTGACCGTGGTCGCTGGCGTGCTCAGGACGCCGTTCTGGCTTTTTCTCGCCCTCGTGGCCGTAGCGAAGTCCGGGCGCTACGCCGCGGTCATCTGGCTCTGCGACACCGTTAGCTGGTGCTGAGATCGCCCGATCGACACCCGGAGGTTCGAGGAGAGATGATGGACAACCGAAGTCAACTCATGCCGCCCCGCCTGACCAGCCACGCGGGCGCACCGCGACGGGTCGGCGTCGAGCTCGAGTTCGCCTCCCTCTCGGCCGAGGCCGGTGCGCGGGAGGTGCAGGCGCTGTTCGGCGGCACGCTCGAGCAGAAGGATCCGCACCGCTTTCTGATCCGCGACACTGCTCTCGGCGACTTCAGCTGCGAACTGGATCTGCAGCTCGCCCACCGGCCCGACGACCGGGAGGCCGACCGCACGGACCCCCTAGACCTCCTGCTCCGCGAGTTCCAGGAGCCGCTGCGGACCTTCTTCGGGGATGTCAGCTCACTGATCATTCCCTGCGAGATCATCTGCCCGCCAATTCCGCTCGAGCAACTGCCGAAGCTGGAGCCGCTGCCGGACTCGCTCCGCCGAGCGGGCGCGGCCGACACACGGGCCAACCCGATCTACGGCTTTGGGGCGCAGCTCAACGTCGAAATCGCCGAGGGCGGCGTCGACTGGATCGTCGCCATGCTCAAAGCCTACCTGTTGATGTCGGACTGGCTCCGGGCGGTCATGCAGATCGACCTGACGCGCCGCGTTGTCGCCTTTACCAACCCCTTTCCGGTCGCCTACACGGGGCACGTGGTCGATCCCGACTACTGGCCCGACCGGGACCGACTGATCGACGACTACCTGCTCTACAACCCGACGCGCAATCGGGAGCTGGATATGTTGCCGCTCTTCTCATGGTTCGACAGACCGAAGGTGGACGGGGCCACGGACGACCCGAGAATCAAGGATCGGCCGGCGTTTCACTATCGCCTGCCCGACGCCAACTTCGGCCAGCCGGGCTGGGGCCTCTTGCTGGAGTGGAACCGCTGGTGCGTGGTCGAGCGCCTCGCCGAGCAGCGGACGCTGCTCGACGACATGGGCAGGGCCTATCGCGCGAACCGAGAGCGTCTGATCCCGGAAAACTGGGCGATCCGCGCGAGTGAATGGCTGATGACGGCATGAGCGGACGCCGCCGCAAACGCCCCGTCGTCGGCGTGACCAACTCGCGCCGCAGCCACGTGATGTGGTGGTTCTACTGGCTCTCCATGCGGCTGTTCGGCGTCAAGCCGGTTCGCCTCGTCGCGCCGGTGCGGAATCTCGATCCCCACAAGTTCGACGGCCTGATCATCGGCGGCGGCGACGATATCGGCGCCGAGATCTACGACGGCCAACCGACCCTCGACGTGCGGATCGATCCGGAACGCGACGCTCTGGAGCTAGCGCTTCTACGCCACGGGACGGACGAGGGTATGCCCGTCCTCGGGGTCTGCCGCGGCGCACAGATGCTCAACGTCTACCACGGCGGCTCGCTGCATCAGGACATGCTCGCGGTCTACACGGACCATCCGAAGCTCTGGACCCCCCTGCCCCGCAAGAGGCTCCACTTGGTCGATGACAGCAAGCTCGCCGGACTGATGCGCGACGAGGACGTCACGGTCAACAGCCTGCACCGTCAGGCGATCGACGTGGTCGGGCAGGGCCTGCGCGTGACGGCCCGGGACGAGTATGGGACGGTCCAGGCCGTCGAGGACCCCACGGCCGAGTTTCGCGTCGGCGTTCAGTGGCATCCCGAGTTCATGATCCACCACGGCACCCAGCGGCGCCTCTTCGAAGGTTTCGTCGAAGCGGTGCGCCGCTACGCGGCAGGCCGGCGGTAGCCGCCGACCGGTAACGCTACACGACAAGACAGGGACAGGGCGCGAGGGCGGCCACTTTCTGGGAGACGCTCCCGAGCAGAAGGCCCTCCAGGCGGCCGCGGCCTTTGCTGCCCACGACGATCAGGTCCGCCTTGCAGTCCTCGGCCGCCTTTATCAGCTCCCGGGTCTGATTGCCGTCCTTCGTGACCGTCGTGATCTTGCCGTCCGCGACCCCGGCCTGGAGCGCGTGTTCCCGCGCCTTGCCGAGTACCTCCTGGCTCAGCTTCTCCATGATGGTCTTGGGGTTTTCCTTGAGGTGCTCGGTCGCGCTCATGTTGATCGCCTGCTCGGCGATCGCCGAGACCTGGACGACGTGGGTGAGTATGAGTTGGGCACCGAAGGACTTGCTCAAGGTGGCGGCGACGGTGACCGCCTTGATCGCCGATTCGGACCCGTCCACACCGACGAGGATGTTCTGGAACATCGTCCCTGTTTCCCTAGCGAGGTTGTACTTTCCGCCTATCATAGACCGGACCGCGGCGAAATCATCGTGTCCCGGTTTTGCTCCGTTCAGGACAGCAGCAAGCCGCCGTCGACATCAATGGTACTGCCGGTCATGAAATCGTTGGTGACCACCAGCATGATCGCCTGGGCGATCTCGTCGGCGGTGCCGGCACGGGGGATCAGGATGTCGGCGGTCGCCTTCTTGTAGTGGGCCTCGCGCTCGGCGCCTTCGAGCGACACCATGGGCGTGTCGATCAGGCCGGGCGCGACCACGTTGATCCGACGTGGCGCAAGCTCGGGCGTGACGCCGCGCACGAAGGCCTCGACGGCACCGCCGACCGAGCCGATGGCGATCTGGCCG
This portion of the Kiloniellales bacterium genome encodes:
- a CDS encoding universal stress protein, encoding MFQNILVGVDGSESAIKAVTVAATLSKSFGAQLILTHVVQVSAIAEQAINMSATEHLKENPKTIMEKLSQEVLGKAREHALQAGVADGKITTVTKDGNQTRELIKAAEDCKADLIVVGSKGRGRLEGLLLGSVSQKVAALAPCPCLVV
- a CDS encoding amidoligase family protein, which encodes MDNRSQLMPPRLTSHAGAPRRVGVELEFASLSAEAGAREVQALFGGTLEQKDPHRFLIRDTALGDFSCELDLQLAHRPDDREADRTDPLDLLLREFQEPLRTFFGDVSSLIIPCEIICPPIPLEQLPKLEPLPDSLRRAGAADTRANPIYGFGAQLNVEIAEGGVDWIVAMLKAYLLMSDWLRAVMQIDLTRRVVAFTNPFPVAYTGHVVDPDYWPDRDRLIDDYLLYNPTRNRELDMLPLFSWFDRPKVDGATDDPRIKDRPAFHYRLPDANFGQPGWGLLLEWNRWCVVERLAEQRTLLDDMGRAYRANRERLIPENWAIRASEWLMTA
- a CDS encoding YqaA family protein, with protein sequence MNELTALGGLFAAAFGAATLLPFQSEVALGAMLAAGSAPVWSLFVVASIGNTLGSVVNYWLGLAIDRFEGRWWFPANRNQMTRAREWYGRWGVWSLLMSWAPFADPLTVVAGVLRTPFWLFLALVAVAKSGRYAAVIWLCDTVSWC
- a CDS encoding gamma-glutamyl-gamma-aminobutyrate hydrolase family protein (Members of this family of hydrolases with an active site Cys residue belong to MEROPS family C26.) is translated as MSGRRRKRPVVGVTNSRRSHVMWWFYWLSMRLFGVKPVRLVAPVRNLDPHKFDGLIIGGGDDIGAEIYDGQPTLDVRIDPERDALELALLRHGTDEGMPVLGVCRGAQMLNVYHGGSLHQDMLAVYTDHPKLWTPLPRKRLHLVDDSKLAGLMRDEDVTVNSLHRQAIDVVGQGLRVTARDEYGTVQAVEDPTAEFRVGVQWHPEFMIHHGTQRRLFEGFVEAVRRYAAGRR
- a CDS encoding DUF1491 family protein; its protein translation is MTDERLPAELWIKAHIRRCDLEGIPATIAHRGEATGGTLLLKINQLEKGCRVLTQIRDLDGRLAWLPALKGALVEEAEADAYINRAVARDPDLWVLEIEERDGRHPFEGEVL